In Nocardioides jishulii, the DNA window CCGCGACCTCAGCGGACGTGGCCGAGGACTGGCTGGAATGCAGCTGGGATTGACACCGACGAGTAAGTTCTGACCCATGTTCGGAATGGGGCTGACAGAGCTGGCTGTCATCGCACTGGTCGCCGTGATGGTCTTCGGCCCTGACCGCCTGCCTGAACTGGCGAAGCAGGCGGGCCAGATGGTCAAGAAGGGCCGTCAGATGGCCAACGCGGCCCGGGACGAGCTCCGCGAGGAGCTCGGTCCGGAGTACGCCGACCTCCAGCTCCGCGACCTGGACCCGCGCGCCCTCGTGCGCAAGCACATCTCCGACGTGCTGGCCGAGGACGACGAGGTCGCTCCGGCCAGCGCAGCGACGGCTCGCCTCCCGAAGGGCCAGACCCCACCCTTCGACGTCGACGCCACCTGACCCGCACCAGCCTGACCGCGAGCCGGGTCAGACCACGCCCGAGCGGTCCTCGGTGCGCACTGCCCCGACGGCCTCCAGCGCCACCAGGGTGACGGCGTCCGGCCCTTCTCCGAGCTCGACGAAGTCACCACCCACGCGCCTCAGCACGCCCTGGAGCGTGCTGCCGTCGACCAGGTGGACGGTGCACTCGAGGCGGTCGTCCGCGATCCGACGCAGTGGCGACCCCAGACCGACGGTGTCGATCCTGCTCCACGCCAGCCGTGGCAGGGCGCGCTCCGAGAGTCCCTGGGCCCACAGCAGGGCGACGGAGCGCACGGTCCATCGCACCTGCGCTGCCGTCACCTGGCACCACTGGTCGCCCACGCGCCTGAGCTGGCCACGAACCGGTCCGACTCCCCGGAGTCCCAGGACCACCTCGTGGCCCACCGATGCCATGAGACGGCCCTCGAGCAGGACCGCCTGGTACTCAGCCCGACTCCGGTCGGCCACCTCGGCCGCCCTCTCCAGGTGGTGGAGCGTCTCCGCGTGCGCCTCCAGATCCTCCAGGACCTCGAACATCGCCCGCTCGGAGGAGTCCTCGCTCACGACGGCCGGCCCCGGCGTCGCGGCTCGCGAGCCCGCACCCGCAGCACGAGCACCGTCCAGAGGGCCAGGGCGACGGTGGCGCCGCACCACCCCGCGACGGCCCACCAGCTCGTCCCCGCGGAGGCGACCATCACCAGCACGACGACCGCGGCCGCCGTCGCGACGTGGATCCACTGCACCTGCTCGGACATGGCGTTCCTCCTCACCCCCACGCCCACGGCGGACGTGGCCCCAGCCAACTGGGGTGCGGGAGCCTCGTGCAACCTCCCACGCTCCTCGACCCCCCGGTGGCGACGGTTCCCCCAAGTGGGGGACGTGAGGGCCCGGGCGGGCCGATGTCCCTCGCGATGCCCGGAAATGGGGATGGGCAAAGAACGCCTATCGCCGCTTAGATGAGGCAAACAGACACAAACGAAAGGGTCTGGGATGTCTCGGAGCATCGATGCCCTGCGCGGCACCGCCCCCGCTGCCCCCGTCTGGCGCTGCCTGCTCGTCTGGGTCGCGGCCACCGTCGTGCTGGCCGCGGGCACCCTCCTGGGGCTGGAGAGCGCCGCGGCGCTGGCCGACACCCCTTCAGGCCGCCCGTTCGACGTGCTCGTGGTCGACCTGGCAGGTGCGCTGGCCGCCCTGGTGTGCCCCTGGCTGTGGGTGCTGACGAGCGTCACCGTCGTCGACGCCCTCCGGGGCCGCGTCCGCGGTGAGGCAGGCTGGTGGCGACGGGCGACGCTGGTCGCCTGTGGCTGCCTGGCCACCGTCACCCTGGGCACCACCTCCCACGCGGCGTCCGCACCGATGGACTCCGCCCCCACAACCGACACTGCCGGCTCGACTGGGTCAACCGGGTCAGCCGGAGCGCTCCAGGGGCTCCCCTACCCCGACCGGCCGGTGTCGGGGCCCGACACCGGGCTGCCGTCGCCGGTGGCGCCCACGAGCACCAGCCCGACGACGTCAGCGCCTGCCCCCGCGACGCCTCCCGCGGGGGAGGACGTCGCGGCACCTGAGGCACCCGACGCACCCGGGGCGTCTGCAGGCACCACCGGGTCGGCTGCGACCCCCCACGACCCCGAGGGCGGCGCCTCCCGCTCGGGCGACCGCTCCGACGCCCACGTCGTACGCAGCGGCGACACGCTGTGGGCCATCGCGCGGGCCCGGCTCGCGGCTGCGGACTCCCCGACGAGCGACGCGGAGGTGTCGAGAGCCGTCACCGCGCTGCACCTCGCCAACCATGAGGTCGTGGGCGGCGACCCGGACGTGATCCTGCCTGGCCAACGGCTCGCCCTGGACCTTCCTGACCCCACCCACCGAGAGGACGCACGATGAGCAGCACCCCGACCCCGATCGACCGGCGCACCCCGCACCGTCCGGTGCACTTCGCGCCCACCCCCACGCTGGTCCAGGGCTCGCTGGCCCTCGACCTCACGCCCTGCCTCGACCCGCCCCGCCCGGAGGCGCGGCCGGGGCGCGCGGGCTGCGACCTCGTCCGGGTGCCCGACGCGCTGCGCCACGACCTGGAGAGGTGGGTCGAGCGCTACGCCCAGGCCGCGGTCGAGATCGTCGCCGGCGACCGGCCGGCGTCCCAGCTGCTGCGCTGGAACCGCGCCGACGTGCACCAGGACCTCGTACGACGTGCTGTCCTGGTCGCCCACGCGGGTCGCCGGGAGCCGGGCCAGGGCCGTCCTGCGGGCGCCACCCGGGCACGTGTGCACGGCGTACGGCTCAGCTTCCTCTCCCCCACGACGGTCGAAGCGGCCGTCCACCTCAAGCACGGCGCAAGGTCGCGTGCGGTGGCCGGCCGCTTCGAGGTCCACCGCGGACGGTGGATCTGCACGGCGCTGGAGTTCTGCTGAACCCGCTGTCGGTGCGGGTCAGCCGACCCTGGCGGTCTGCCCGGAGGCGCCGCCCGGCGCTCCGTGGCACTTCTTGAACTTCTTCCCGGAGCCGCAGGGGCAGTCCGCATTGCGAGCGATGCCTGCGAACGGGTCGGCCTCGGCGGCGGGTGCGGTGAGCACCTCGGCGTCGCCGTCCTCCGACGGCGCCGTGTAGGTGAGGATCTGCGGCTTCTTCGGCGCGAGCCCCTTGGCCCTGACCTGCGGGGCGTGCGGGGCGGCCTCGTCCATGTTGATCAGCCCGGGAGCCTCGTCCTCGTGGTCGTGGTCGTGGTCGTGAGCGGGCTGCTCCTCGATCTCCACGGACAGGTTGAAGAGGAAGCCGACGGACTCCTCCTTGATGCCGTCCATCATGGCCGAGAACATGTCGAAGCCTTCGCGCTGGTACTCCACCAGCGGGTCGCGCTGCGAGTAGGCGCGCAGGTAGATGCCCTCACGCAGGTAGTCCATCTCGTAGAGGTGCTCACGCCACTTGCGGTCCAGCACCGAGAGGACGACCTTGCGCTCGAGCTCACGCATGACCTCGTGGCCGACCTCGTCCTCACGCGCGTCGTACGCGGCGTGGGCGTCCTTGCGGACCTCCTCGGACAGCGCCTCGCGGGTGAGGTTGATCCGGCCGCCCGCCTTCTCGACCAGGCTCTCCAGCGTGAAGCTCATCGGGTAGAGCTGCTTGAGGGCCGTCTCCAGTGCCGGCAGGTCCCAGTCCTCGGCCTGCTCGATGGTCGCGCCGTTGACGTAGCCGTTGACGACCTCGTCGATGAAGCCGCGGATCTGCGCCTCGAGGTCGGCGCCCTCGAGCACCCGACGACGCTCGGCGTAGATGACCTCGCGCTGGCGGCTCATCACGTCGTCGTACTTGAGGACGTTCTTGCGCGACTCGAAGTTCTGGGACTCCAGGTTGGCCTGGGCCCCGGCGATCGAGTTGGTGACGCGCTTGGAGTCGATCGGCATGTCGTCCGGGACCTTCAGCGCGGTCAGCAGGCGGTCGATCATCTCGCCCTTGAAGAGGCGCATCATCTCGTCCTGGAGGGAGAGGTAGAAGCGGCTCTCGCCCGGGTCACCCTGACGACCGGAACGACCACGCAGCTGGTTGTCGATGCGGCGCGACTCGTGACGCTCGGTGCCGATGACGTAGAGACCACCCAGGGCCGCCACGTCGTCGTGCTCGGCCTTCACCTGCGCCTTGATCCGGGTGAGGGTGTCCTCCCACTTGGCCTCGTACTCGTCGGCGGTCTCACCGGTGGGCTCGATGCCGGCGTTGCGCAGCTCCTGGTCGGCCAGGAACTCGACCGAGCCACCGAGCATGATGTCGGTGCCTCGACCGGCCATGTTGGTGGCGACCGTGACGGCGCCGCGGTGACCGGCCATCGCGACGATCTTTGCCTCGTCGGCGTGGACCTTGGCGTTGAGGACGGTGTGCGGCACGCCCTCGCGCTTGAGCAGGCCCGAGAGCAGCTCGGACTTCTCGACCGACACGGTGCCGACCAGGATCGGCTGCCCCTTGCGGTGGCGGTCGGCGATGTCCTGCACGACGGCCGCGTACTTCGCCTCCTCGGTCCGGTAGACGAGGTCGGGCTGGTCGATACGGGCCAGCGGCTTGTTCGGCGGGATCGGCACGACGCCGAGCTTGTAGATCTTGTCGAACTCGCTCGCCTCGGTCATGGCCGTACCGGTCATGCCGGAGAGCTTGGAGTAGAGGCGGAAGTAGTTCTGCAAGGTGATCGTGGCGAGGGTCTGGTACTCCTCGCGGACGGTCACGCCCTCCTTGGCCTCGATCGCCTGGTGCAGGCCGTCGTTGTAGCGACGCCCCGACAGGATGCGGCCCGTGTGCTCGTCGACGATGAGCACCTCGCCGTTCATGACGACGTACTCCTTGTCCTTGCGGAACAGCTCCTTGGCCTTGATGGAGTTGTTCATGAAGGAGATCAACGGCGTGTTGACCGAGTCGTAGAGGTTGTCGATGCCGAGGTTGTCCTCGACCTTGGTGATGCCCGGCTCGAGGACGGAGATCGTGCGCTTCTTCTCATCGACCTCGTAGTCGACGTCCTTGACCATGTCGCGGGCGATGCGGGAGAACTCGCCGTACCACTGCACCTCGTCCTGGGTGGGACCGGAGATGATCAGCGGGGTGCGGGCCTCGTCGATGAGGATCGAGTCGACCTCGTCGACGATGGTGAAGTTGTGTCCACGCTGGACGCAGTCCTCGAGCGCGTCCGCCATGTTGTCGCGCAGGTAGTCGAAGCCGAGCTCGTTGTTGGTGGCGTAGGTGATGTCGCAGTTGTAGGCCTCGCGACGCTCCGCCGGACGCATCGACGGCAGGATCACGCCGGTGGTCAGCCCCAGGAAGGAGTAGATGCGACCCATCCACTCCGCGTGGTAGCGCGCCAGGTAGTCGTTGACCGTGACGACGTGGACGCCCTTGCCCGACAGCGCGTTGAGGTAGGCGGGCAGGGTCGCGACGAGGGTCTTGCCCTCACCGGTGCGCATCTCGGCGATGTTGCCCAGGTGGAGCGCGGCCCCACCCATGATCTGCACGTCGTAGTGGCGCTGCCCGATGACGCGCTTCGCGGCCTCGCGCACCGTGGCGAAGGCCTCCGGCATGATGTCGTCGAGGGTCTCGCCCTCGGCCAGCCGCGCCTTGAACTCATCGGTCATGTTGCGCAGCTCGTCGTCGCTCATGGCGACGAAGTCGTCCTCGATGGCGTTGACGGCCTTGGCGATGCTCTCGAGCTGACGCAGGATCTTGCCCTCGCCGAGGCGGAGGAGCTTGTCGATGATGGCTGGCACGGGGTTGAACTCCTGGTGCAGATCGGAAGAGGCGCGGCACGGTCCGAGGACCGTCCGCCATGCTACCCACCACACGTGAGACGTGGAGACGCACGCGCACAGTGGTCACGCAGTGTTCAGGCAGGCGCGCTGTCCAGGGCCGCGGCCAAGGGGCCGGCGAGGTCGCCTCGAGCGCCGACCTCCACCCGGTCACAGCCCACCCAGGCCGCCGCCCGGCGGAGCTCGGCCGCGAGCTGCTCGGCGGTGTCCGCGGGGGCGTACGCCTCGGCGAAGGCCCCGGGGACGCCCAGCACCCCACGCCGCCGGTCCGCCTTGAGGTCGACCCGCGCCGCCACCCGGTCGCCGAGCAGGAACGGCAGCACGTAGTAGCCGTGCACCCGTCGGTGCACCGGGGTGTAGATCTCGATGCGGTAGTGGAAGTCGAAGAGCGCCTCGGCGCGTGGACGGTGCCAGACCACGGGGTCGAAGGGGCTCAGGAGGGTGCGAGCACCAACCCGGCGCGGCAGCCGCGCCCCGACGTCCAGGAAGGCGGGGCGGCTCCAGCCCTGGACCGTGACCTGCTCCACCTCCCCCGTCTCCAGCAGGGTCCGCAGGCTGGCGCGGGTCGCCGCGACCGGCATCCGGTAGTAGTCGGCCAGCGAGGCGACGTCGGCGACGCCGAGCGAGCGGACCGCCCGGCGGACCAGCTCGAGGTCGGCCTCCTCCCGGCTCGGGGTGGGCGCGGCGAGCACGCGGGCCGGCAGCACGCGCTGGGGCAGGTCGTACACCACCTCGAACGCCCGCGTACGGCCGGCGATCGCCACGTCACCGACGGAGTAGAGGTAGTCGAGGACCTTGCGCGCCTGCGACCAGTTCCACCCCCAGTGCTCCTTCGAGCGCGTGGCCCCCATCTCGGACTCCAGCTCGCGGGCCGTCAGCGGCCCCCGCTGGGCGACCGCCGCGAGCACCTGCGGCTCCAGCGTCTCGTCGGCACCCATGCCCCACTTGCCGCGACTGGCCCGGAAGGCGACCCTGCGGTGGTGCATGGCAGGCCACAGGTCGACCGGCATGTACGCCTGCACGTGGGCCCAGTACTCGACCAGGCGCCGGTCACGGCTGCCGGAGGCGGCTCGTTCGAGCAGGGCGGGGTCGAAGGGCCCCATCCGGGCGTACAGGGGCATCAGGTGCGCCCGCGCGAAGACGTTGACCGAGTCGACCTGGAGCACACCGGTGCGGGCCACCGCCCGGTCCAGGCTGCGCAGCGTCGGTGCGGCGTGGGGACGGTCCGTGAAGCCCTGGGCGGCCAGCGCGATCCGACGCGCCTGCGACTGCGAGAGCGTCTGGCTCGTGCGTGGCCCGGCCGGTGGCGTCACGGCAGCTCGAGGATCTTCTCCTTGACCGCGTACATCACGGCCTCCATGCGCGAGTGGAGCTGGAGCTTCTCCAGCATGTTGCGCACGTGGTTCTTCACGGTGTTCTCGGAGATGAAGAGGACCTTGGCGATCTCACGGTTGTTCATGCCCTTGGCCACCAGGCGGAGCACCTCGAGCTCGCGCTCGGTGAGGCGCAGGCGGGGACCCTGCTGGTGGTCGGGACGCGACATCTGCTTGAACTCGTCGATGAGCTTGACCGCCATCGAGGGGGAGATCAGCGACTGTCCCTCGGCCACCACCCGGACGCCCTGGGCGACCTCCTCGATGGAGGAGTCCTTGAGCATGTAGCCGGCAGCACCGCCCTTGACCGCCTCGTACAGGTCGACCTCCTCGTCGGAGACCGTCAGCATGATCACCTTGGCCGACGGCGTGGCCTCCTTGATCGCGCGGCACGCCTCGATGCCGGTGCGCTTGGGCATGCGTACGTCGAGGAGCACGACGTCGGGGGCCAGCGCCACGGCCATGTCGGTGGCGGCGACGCCGTCAGCAGCCTCGCCCACGACCTGGATGTCGGGCTCCTGGCTCAGCAACATCGTCAGTCCGCGGCGGAAGAGCTCCTGGTCGTCAGCGATGACGACCCGGACGACTCCGGCGCCCGTAGATTCGTCGGTCACGCGGTCATCATGTCAGACAAAGAACTCCCCCGAGGTGTACCGACACCTCGGGGGAGCGCTCTCTGCTTCAGATGCTCTGCTTCAGACGGAGGAAATCACTCGCTCATGTCGAGCGCGATGACTCCGTAGTCGTAGCCCCGTCGGCGGTAGACCACCGACGGCCGCTCCGACTCCTTGTCGACGAAGAGGTAGAAGTCGTGACCGACCAGCTCCATCTCGTAGAGCGCCTGGTCGAGGGTCATGGGAACTGCCTCGTGCGTCTTCTCCCTGACCACCAGCGGACCATCGCCCGTGACGGTGATCGGCCCGACCTGACGCTCGGCGACTGCGTCGGTCTCGTCGGGCTCGGGCGCCTGGACATCGGCCAGGGCCTCGCCGACGGAGACGGGGGTGCGACGACCGCGGTGCACCCGGCGACGGTCGGCCGCCTTGCGCATCTGCGACGTCATCTTGTCGAGAGCCAGGTCGAGCGCAGCCATCTTGTCGTCGGCTGCGGCCTCGGCACGGACCACGGGGCCCTTCGAGAAGGCAGTGAGCTCCACCTTGACGGCCCGCTCGGTCTGACGGGGGTTCTTCTCGTGGGAGACCTCGACGGCCACTCGTTGAATCCGCTGGTCGTGCTTCTCGAGCCGCGACAGCTTCTCAGCGGCGTGCTCGCGGAACCGTTCCGAGACCTCGATGTGACGGCCTGTGACCACTACGTCCATGTGAACCTCCCGATTCAGTGGAAATCACCTGCAATGACTGCCGGCCGCCGGCCCTGCACGGGCAACGACGAGCGGCAGAGGAAGGAGTCCGTCCGGCCGACCTGGTCTTCGTCCCCACAGTCGCCTGCTGAGGCTCTCGCAGCTCAGTGCCACTACCCACCTTCTCCCGACCTCCGTCGTGTCTGACGACGGGGCCGAGGCAGGACTTACTTCTAAGCCGCACCGTGATCAGCGGCCCCGCGAGGGGGGCACGCCTTACGTGGGCCGTTTTGCCTGCGACTGGCATCGGCTTGTCGTCCGAGACGTCCCGGACGACGCAACCACGGACCCGAACGGACTCCATGCACAGACGTTACCCCCTTCGCCCGAGGGCGTGAGGCGCCCC includes these proteins:
- a CDS encoding sec-independent translocase; this translates as MFGMGLTELAVIALVAVMVFGPDRLPELAKQAGQMVKKGRQMANAARDELREELGPEYADLQLRDLDPRALVRKHISDVLAEDDEVAPASAATARLPKGQTPPFDVDAT
- a CDS encoding LysM peptidoglycan-binding domain-containing protein, encoding MSRSIDALRGTAPAAPVWRCLLVWVAATVVLAAGTLLGLESAAALADTPSGRPFDVLVVDLAGALAALVCPWLWVLTSVTVVDALRGRVRGEAGWWRRATLVACGCLATVTLGTTSHAASAPMDSAPTTDTAGSTGSTGSAGALQGLPYPDRPVSGPDTGLPSPVAPTSTSPTTSAPAPATPPAGEDVAAPEAPDAPGASAGTTGSAATPHDPEGGASRSGDRSDAHVVRSGDTLWAIARARLAAADSPTSDAEVSRAVTALHLANHEVVGGDPDVILPGQRLALDLPDPTHREDAR
- a CDS encoding Rv3235 family protein, yielding MSSTPTPIDRRTPHRPVHFAPTPTLVQGSLALDLTPCLDPPRPEARPGRAGCDLVRVPDALRHDLERWVERYAQAAVEIVAGDRPASQLLRWNRADVHQDLVRRAVLVAHAGRREPGQGRPAGATRARVHGVRLSFLSPTTVEAAVHLKHGARSRAVAGRFEVHRGRWICTALEFC
- the secA gene encoding preprotein translocase subunit SecA — protein: MPAIIDKLLRLGEGKILRQLESIAKAVNAIEDDFVAMSDDELRNMTDEFKARLAEGETLDDIMPEAFATVREAAKRVIGQRHYDVQIMGGAALHLGNIAEMRTGEGKTLVATLPAYLNALSGKGVHVVTVNDYLARYHAEWMGRIYSFLGLTTGVILPSMRPAERREAYNCDITYATNNELGFDYLRDNMADALEDCVQRGHNFTIVDEVDSILIDEARTPLIISGPTQDEVQWYGEFSRIARDMVKDVDYEVDEKKRTISVLEPGITKVEDNLGIDNLYDSVNTPLISFMNNSIKAKELFRKDKEYVVMNGEVLIVDEHTGRILSGRRYNDGLHQAIEAKEGVTVREEYQTLATITLQNYFRLYSKLSGMTGTAMTEASEFDKIYKLGVVPIPPNKPLARIDQPDLVYRTEEAKYAAVVQDIADRHRKGQPILVGTVSVEKSELLSGLLKREGVPHTVLNAKVHADEAKIVAMAGHRGAVTVATNMAGRGTDIMLGGSVEFLADQELRNAGIEPTGETADEYEAKWEDTLTRIKAQVKAEHDDVAALGGLYVIGTERHESRRIDNQLRGRSGRQGDPGESRFYLSLQDEMMRLFKGEMIDRLLTALKVPDDMPIDSKRVTNSIAGAQANLESQNFESRKNVLKYDDVMSRQREVIYAERRRVLEGADLEAQIRGFIDEVVNGYVNGATIEQAEDWDLPALETALKQLYPMSFTLESLVEKAGGRINLTREALSEEVRKDAHAAYDAREDEVGHEVMRELERKVVLSVLDRKWREHLYEMDYLREGIYLRAYSQRDPLVEYQREGFDMFSAMMDGIKEESVGFLFNLSVEIEEQPAHDHDHDHEDEAPGLINMDEAAPHAPQVRAKGLAPKKPQILTYTAPSEDGDAEVLTAPAAEADPFAGIARNADCPCGSGKKFKKCHGAPGGASGQTARVG
- a CDS encoding winged helix-turn-helix domain-containing protein, giving the protein MTPPAGPRTSQTLSQSQARRIALAAQGFTDRPHAAPTLRSLDRAVARTGVLQVDSVNVFARAHLMPLYARMGPFDPALLERAASGSRDRRLVEYWAHVQAYMPVDLWPAMHHRRVAFRASRGKWGMGADETLEPQVLAAVAQRGPLTARELESEMGATRSKEHWGWNWSQARKVLDYLYSVGDVAIAGRTRAFEVVYDLPQRVLPARVLAAPTPSREEADLELVRRAVRSLGVADVASLADYYRMPVAATRASLRTLLETGEVEQVTVQGWSRPAFLDVGARLPRRVGARTLLSPFDPVVWHRPRAEALFDFHYRIEIYTPVHRRVHGYYVLPFLLGDRVAARVDLKADRRRGVLGVPGAFAEAYAPADTAEQLAAELRRAAAWVGCDRVEVGARGDLAGPLAAALDSAPA
- a CDS encoding response regulator, giving the protein MTDESTGAGVVRVVIADDQELFRRGLTMLLSQEPDIQVVGEAADGVAATDMAVALAPDVVLLDVRMPKRTGIEACRAIKEATPSAKVIMLTVSDEEVDLYEAVKGGAAGYMLKDSSIEEVAQGVRVVAEGQSLISPSMAVKLIDEFKQMSRPDHQQGPRLRLTERELEVLRLVAKGMNNREIAKVLFISENTVKNHVRNMLEKLQLHSRMEAVMYAVKEKILELP
- the hpf gene encoding ribosome hibernation-promoting factor, HPF/YfiA family, translating into MDVVVTGRHIEVSERFREHAAEKLSRLEKHDQRIQRVAVEVSHEKNPRQTERAVKVELTAFSKGPVVRAEAAADDKMAALDLALDKMTSQMRKAADRRRVHRGRRTPVSVGEALADVQAPEPDETDAVAERQVGPITVTGDGPLVVREKTHEAVPMTLDQALYEMELVGHDFYLFVDKESERPSVVYRRRGYDYGVIALDMSE